In Brachyspira hampsonii, the following are encoded in one genomic region:
- a CDS encoding variable surface family protein: protein MKKFLLTVMAILTVASGSVFGMYGADNTWLFFLIHGNQFRARMNQVGFTLGNGTIKGTFGFKANTLINGSILNTSGKDDKNPLEATISGGIGYTSDAFGIGVGYNYTYSATGTGINTHTPVVTMNFLNNNLRIALPVSIAIEKSIGASGALTDRKDYLGLSIPAQIRYYTGIDAFNYIRFELNYGLNKYDGVIGNQTSKYEAQTIGFQLRLHFLNTVMGNNVTVNPFLRIDFASTIGAKGKANVVFPANTSFDGRLTAWAANAWAEDPNSIYDREAYDLKIIPSVSLSVNTDIINLIFEPGLGYRVQDDGIKGSKLTHSLYWQAYGEIYIRPVQDLEWYFEMDVNNGVPKLQGNGNPSVPVVFGANTGITWYLPALN, encoded by the coding sequence ATGAAAAAGTTTTTATTAACTGTAATGGCTATTTTAACAGTAGCCAGCGGATCAGTGTTTGGTATGTATGGTGCGGATAATACTTGGTTATTTTTCCTTATACATGGCAACCAATTCAGAGCCAGAATGAACCAAGTAGGTTTCACTCTAGGTAACGGCACTATCAAAGGTACTTTCGGTTTTAAAGCTAATACACTTATTAACGGAAGCATCTTAAATACAAGCGGTAAAGATGACAAAAATCCATTAGAAGCTACTATCTCCGGCGGTATAGGATATACTAGCGATGCTTTTGGAATAGGTGTTGGTTATAACTATACTTATTCTGCTACCGGTACAGGAATAAACACTCATACTCCTGTAGTAACTATGAATTTCCTAAATAATAATTTGAGAATAGCATTACCTGTAAGCATAGCAATAGAAAAGAGTATAGGAGCTTCTGGAGCATTAACAGATAGAAAAGATTATTTAGGCTTAAGCATACCTGCTCAGATAAGATATTACACAGGAATAGATGCATTTAACTACATAAGATTTGAATTAAACTACGGATTAAATAAATATGATGGAGTAATAGGCAATCAAACATCAAAATATGAAGCACAAACTATAGGTTTCCAATTAAGACTTCATTTCTTGAATACAGTTATGGGAAATAATGTAACTGTAAATCCATTCTTAAGAATTGACTTTGCTTCTACTATAGGAGCCAAAGGAAAAGCCAATGTAGTATTCCCAGCAAATACATCTTTCGATGGAAGACTTACAGCTTGGGCTGCAAATGCTTGGGCAGAAGATCCAAACAGCATTTATGATAGGGAAGCTTATGATTTGAAAATCATACCTAGTGTATCTTTAAGTGTTAATACAGACATTATCAATTTAATATTTGAACCTGGTTTAGGATACAGAGTACAAGATGACGGTATAAAAGGAAGCAAACTTACTCATTCATTATATTGGCAGGCTTACGGAGAAATTTATATCAGACCTGTTCAGGATCTTGAATGGTACTTTGAAATGGATGTTAATAACGGCGTACCTAAACTTCAAGGAAATGGTAACCCTAGCGTACCTGTTGTATTCGGAGCTAATACAGGTATCACTTGGTACTTACCTGCTCTTAATTAA